A region from the Ciconia boyciana chromosome 1, ASM3463844v1, whole genome shotgun sequence genome encodes:
- the UCN3 gene encoding urocortin-3: MPHARLLLLLTLLCATETGRALHLYNAASIFSCLNAALAKAQKSLPEENAILDKRSFDSPSPEEASEEEGEDTVDEEMGKRTFPGEGHYKYMSQAQVKGKTYQNRAKSDHRTKVTLSLDVPTNIMNILFNIAKAKNLRAKAAANAHLMAQIGRRK; encoded by the coding sequence ATGCCCCACgccaggctgctgctcctcctcaccctcctctgTGCCACCGAGACCGGGCGGGCTCTCCACCTCTACAACGCCGCCTCCATCTTCAGCTGCCTCAACGCAGCCCTCGCCAAAGCCCAGAAGAGCCTCCCGGAGGAAAACGCCATCTTGGACAAGCGCAGCTTCGACTCCCCATCACCAGAGGAGGCTtctgaggaggagggggaggacaCAGTGGATgaagagatggggaaaaggACGTTCCCAGGGGAAGGCCATTACAAATACATGTCCCAGGCACAGGTGAAGGGGAAGACGTACCAAAACCGAGCCAAGAGCGACCACCGCACCAAGGTCACCCTCTCCCTTGACGTCCCCACCAACATCATGAACATCCTCTTCAACATCGCCAAAGCCAAGAACTTGCGGGCGAAGGCCGCCGCCAATGCACATCTCATGGCCCAAATCGGGCGGCGGAAGTGA